CCGGATGAAGTCACATTTTGCGCAGCGATACAGCTTTGAATCCTAAGTGTTAACTTTGAAATTTCTCCCTTTGCCAGCATCTCtctaacttgtttttttgtttttctattgaAATGGCTCAGACCAGCCCAATGCACCAACTCGAGGGAGTTTAGGCTTGAAATTTACCATGGCACATGATCTTCATTCTACTCTACTATATTTCTGATTGTGTAGTTACAAAAAGTGTGctttcccacaaacacacacacacacaaacaaacacacacattggctGGATCATGCAAGAACAAAAGCTGCATGTTTTCTGCATAACTGTGATTGTGTTAAGGCAATGCAGTCTGAATAGATAATTGAGGTGGATGTTATCCAACAAAAGATCATTCTTTTGCCCGTTTTGtggttttttattttggtaatcAAGTTTAGAGTTCCTGCCTGTAGGTGCATCTGCGTGCTGTGTCCTGTCAGTTCATCAGAGGAATTGTTTTAGGTATCAGGGTGAGGTTATGTAAAACACTATTAGGTGTCCTTCCCGCGCGCTGCATTTGTCTGGTCACATGAAAGGGCTTCTCGTCAACCAAGGTTAGACTTTGTTAGCAGGAACACCACTGTATAAAGACTCTGAGAGCCTTGTGTGCAGCAGATATACACTCCTCTTTATCTGCTCTGTCCCCACTGTGTATTTCACCTTTGGTCTGTCTCATTATGGCTTTTAATAGAATGCTGAGAGGTCCTTTAGCTCAGGGACTGTTTGTACTACCTCTCGTTTTGTCTTCCTGGTTTGATGACTCATGGTCCCCAGTCATGTGACAAGGCAGATAAGATGAGAATGTGACTTCACACGGGGTGCTAAGATGAGTGGGGTGACGGCAGCTGAAGCTTACTTTTGTAGTCCACAAACAGAATGGGTTTCAGTTCTGATGGTCGGTGTAATATTTCTGAAGTCAGTCAGTTTTTCAAACGAGAATTACCCTTACTAAAACACCAAAGGGGGCTGAACGGCACTTAAAATCTCTCTTCAGTTTTTGGAGAGTGTGTGCGTTCCTCACGGCATGAAATTACTTATTTCTTAAGACCTGCATACCATTTTATGTGGAGCAGTTTGACATTGTTGGATTGACACAGAGAATTTAAGGTGTATTTATACCTTGGACCTGATTTCTTCTTGTAAACACGTAAGCTTTAGTTGCTTGAGCCCCATTTTATCATAAAATATTTCCTTTGAATGTAGTCCAAATTAGGtccttttcatgttttaatgagtaaaataaaatttatttatttatttaaatggattATGCTATTAGATACATGACCCCGTTCCTCCCCATTTCCCCACTCCCTTCATCTGTGTCGGAGAGCCCCATCCTGTGGTAACAATGTCCGCTTGGCTCTGCTCCTAACAGGGTGTCGTAGTCAGTCCTCAGCACAATTCCTTAGAGGAGACCAAGAACCCTGGGCCTTTAGGGGCGGTCTAGCAGGAGAGTTCCAGGTATCTAATGCACTGAATTTACCGCAATctaatgggaaaaaaagagtgTTGTGAGCAAAGACGACAATGGTAATATTTGCGTAGATATGAAGGACTTTGGTCTGTCCAAGGTGAGCTGATTGGAATGGGTTGGGCTGCATAACATCTGGGTTTCCCCTTTACTTGTTCTCCAAAGAAGTTCATGACGTATTATTTTGGGATACTTTCAGTCTGTGGGAGGGAAGTGGGTGACCTGAAACCTATCCTGACAAAAGAGGCTACAGCCAATGTTTGGCATGGCATTTTCTGATTGATTAATTTGAATTTCTTTCAGCAACTGCCCAAGGAGATGCTGCTTTTCCCTAGCGCATGCGGCGCAAGCGAGCATTACTaggttttattttcatgacatcTCATTTCTTTGCAGGAAAGCACAACAGCGCACAAATTACCAAGCCAACCCTTTGCAAAAGCCCACGCGCAAGCATTGCAGCGCCAGCGAGAACGCAAGCATGTATGCAAAGGGAAAACTCCATGATCAAACACACCTGTCTAGTCTAAAGTAGCATCTCCATCCTTGGAGAGTAGCAAGACTCATGATGGCAACCAACATGCCATTGAATTTACTCAGTTAGCTCACATTTAATTTGCCTCATTGGTTTTTTTCCTGGAGTTCTCTCTGCGCCAGCATCATTACTTTTCTCAACAGGAGGGTCCTGCGCAGCGAAATATTGCGATGTCTTACAAAAGGGAAAGGAGCATCTCCTTCAGCCAGTATAGCCTTAGTCAGACCAAAATACCACccttgttttattatttgaaataaaaatgtgtatgtgcTTGTTGTGCTATGTTCCTCTTGCAAAAATGAGAAAGATGTGTGTTTGCTCTTGTTGTCCACTCTCAGATCACAAGGAATGTCAGTTGATATcgttatatgattttttttgtaaatattttgcaTTCCAAAGCACTTTGNNNNNNNNNNTTGTTCCTTTTGGTTTGATAGTGGCTCAGCTGTAGCAAATGCAGGGTGAGGCAGCCACAGCAGCACACCTCCTGGTCTCAGTAAAACTGAATCCGTTTCTTTTGATACCCACAGAGATTGTTGCCAATAGAGGGGGCAAACGATCTTTTCTACCAACCTCCACCTGCAATGCCAACTTCCAAAATCTATTCCATAAGGCCATACTACCCCAAAGATGTGGTAAGATGTTTGTAGACGCCTTACCTTATTTTTTACAAGAACCTAAGTTGTGCTTTTTAAATGCTAACCGTTACGAAACGTCATACATGTGCAGTTGCAGAAATGATGTTGGCCAGTTGCTGCTATTCCCAGCAGAACTGGCATAGTTTAAGCTGTGAATGCTTTGCGCTTAATGTCTGCTCTACTACTCAATAATTGAAAATACACACTCTGAAGCTCATTCATTTGTAGTGCTGCTATAGATTCAGATTGTGTATTTCTAAACATTTCTCATGCCCATTGACATTCTTTGTGGCATTTGGggggttttgttttgcattttctaTCTTGTGTCATAAAAGTTACAGCTGTATCTGTCTTCTTTTTTGCAGACTGCGATTTATAAAATCTGTAAAGAAATGTACTGTGAAGGAATGGAGGATATACCAGTATCTGATAAGGATCCTGATCTCATAGGAGACAGGTAAAACATGGAAAAGATTAAAGCCTGGAATGCTGTTACCCCCTGCATTGTAAATCAACATGGCTGAGAAAATGTTTGTTCACAGGTTAGTCGGAGGTCTCCTGGCACTGAGTTCAGACTACGGGTTTGTGTTAGAAGACGATGAAGGAATCTGCGGTTATGCTCTTGGCACTGTGGATGTCCAGCCCTTTGTCAAGAAATGCAAGTTGAACTGGATTCCTTTCATGCAAGAAAAATACCTCAAACCTGACTGTGAGAAGGACCTCACAGAGGCTGAGGTAGGTTCTGAATTCATCTCTCTTACTCTCATGATTTCTGTATTGGTTTGCATTTGATTATGTGCACTAGTGTTACATTGAAATACTTCACCATCTCTGCCTTTTGCCCATGTAGAAGATGATGCTGAGTTTccatgaagaggaggagggtctTCCAGCCTCTTTCCTCTCCAACTTCCCCTCTCTCATCAAGGTTGACATTCACGCCAAGGTCACTGACCCCAGTGTGGCCAAAAGCATGATGGGATGTCTTCTATCTTCTCTTAAGGCCAACGGTAGGTGGCAGCTGTCGCCATCATGATAGCCATGTTAATTGTTCCTACTGTACTACAGAAGGGATGTATTGTATTAGTGTCATTAGTCCTGTTGTTAAGAGGGTGTTAGagaattacattttacattagaCAAAGGTGTTTTAAAACAAGCAGGCACATTGCTCTTATCTTATTGTAATGTGAAAATTAGTCCAAAATAACAAGAACTTTTCTGTGTTGAATTTTCATACGACGTATTTTATCCACGTAATAGTCAAATTCATCCTTTTGAGAtgcaaaaaagagagaaaactggGCTTTCAGCTTTAAGAAACATAAACCATCAAAGCACTGGCTCAGATAATATTCTCTTCCTGTGACAGAGGTCTTGAACCATCTTATTTCTGGTCAGAGTAGAAGATTACTGTGATCTTAATTCCGTATTTGGCCACACTAattgtgtggaaaaaaattgtttggATTTTTGTCATTGACTTAGTTGTTATCTGTTCTTTCTTTCAGGTTCCCTAGGTGCGTTCTGTCAGGTTCGTCAGACTGACAAGAGAATGTTGGACTTCTACGGTAAGCTGGGATGCTTTGAAGTGGCCAAAATGGAAGGCTTTCCCAAAGATGTCATCATTATGGGACGAAGCCTATGAAGAAACATCCTGCttcaacaacagacagacagagagcaagTCAACGTGGCTTAACCATGTTTGCTACGTTCATGAAAAAAACTTCCCTGATTTTATACTACGTTACAATCTGGGCTAGCCCCGGGAAGCCTCTTTTTACCTTAGATGTTATGGCTCTGTTTGATTCAACAGATCCAAAGCTAAAAGGCAGAGAAGTGATCTGTAATCAGTTGATTTGAGCCAGCGTGGAAGAGTGGCACTCCAGCAATGATTGTGGGGTCCCACTACTCGTATACCTCCAGGAGGCAGGAAGCGATAACTCCATaagcctttttttctgatttaatcCAGTAATCACTACATGGATATTGCCCGCATGCCCTAAAGCAAAGTGTCTGTATCTGAAATGGAGGCAGAGCTGTGAAATGAGGGCTGCCTGTATCTCAGGTGGTGTCTTACTACCCCTACATCCTGCTTTCCCAGCTCTGACAGAGATAAATAATGCAGCTGTCGATATAAGTAGGACACCTTTATACAGGATGTGAGGTGCTATTTGAGAGTTTGCCTTTCATCATTACACATCCTCCACAATAGACATGGAGAAAGAGGCCTTTTAAATACCGTGTTTCTATCAATGCTGTGTCTGCACTGCAAATTGTAGCTTTTGGGGTTTGTGAAACCCCCAATAAAAGATAGTCACACACGACAAGGGGAAAGTATTTGTTGAGATTGTTAAAAACTCGTCCAGCAGGTCCTGTGAATTTCCGTTAAAATAGTAGTAGTAGACATTTGGAAAGCAATAGAAAATCTTGCACAAGTTGACAAACCTGGTTCTCAGCCTATTTCTGTTCAGCACTTTGCTTGtggccatttttattttttccctctttttataATTCAGCAGTTTTTTTGCTTTGGGTTTATTTCCCTTTGAGCTATTGCCTTTTGGTTCATTGCCTTTAGAATTTAGGTTTACGTTGCAGACCCCAGTGTCTTCTGTTTTAAAGGCTTGCTATAGCTAGAGAAGGGGGGATTTTGGACATTGGCCTTGTTGCTCAAAAGCCAGAGATGTATTCTGACATTGACAGTCACATGTCTTAGTTTTTCCTTGCCAGAATTCTAATTCACAGCACAAGAATCCTTCAGTAAACCTAAGTTGACTGTCAGAGAAAGTTCAGACCATCTATTTAAGTTATGTCAAATTATGTTAAGTAGTTACTCTTTAAACGAAGGAACTCAAATTCCCATTTTCTGATAGCAGTGGGACCAAAATCTTGATATTCTGATCTGCTattaagaagaaaaatgtaacaCGTGACTGGCACCAGTTTACATTAGAATACATTAGTTCAAATAAGTAAGAATCCTGAAGATTTGGAAGGATTAATAATTCCCGCTGTCGAAAAGCAACTCACTTTTTTCTGAACCACTAAGCAGGGCTATGTTCTTGTGTTCATGTGCTGTGCTAATCTTTTGCTTGCCATTGGTAATAGAAAGAACAATACGTTTACCTCTGTCAGCTTGCAGCCCTCCAACACTGCATACTCTTCTCAGATGAGCCTTGGTGAGCACCCTTGTACCCCCTCACTACAGAGGCACTGAGCTCTAGTTGTGGGGACTTGAAGTTGAATGTTTTATATGCTGACGCATTTcccatttgtttttgtaaattttgtGTAGcggacttaaaaaaaaaaaaaggacttatAAATAGGAGTGTTCTGTTTGTAACATAAGGGTCATCAGGGTTGCTCTTCAGCAGCTGCCTGCCAATGTGATGTTTTGATACTGTGTACATTCATAATGTGCATGAAGTGTATTGAATTTGCCGTGGCAGTCACTAGAATAACCTCATCTTATGCTACATAGAGGAAGAAGCATGCCACTCAACTCTATGAGTATGATACTGTAGTTCGTAGACAGTCTGTAAACACTGTCAATCATAAagtgttattattttgtatatctTCATTGGAATTGTGGCTAGTTTTCTGTTGTCCTTTAAGGATTACAACGTGCTGATCTTGAGGGGGTGAAACTGACCAACAGATCTGCTCTCCTGAAACAACAGCAGAATTTTCACTCTCATTTGAAACGGTTCATGTTGCCGTTGGTCGATGCTTAAGCTTTCTTCCTCTTCCCAACGGTTTAATAGAAATTGGCTGTGACTGAGGGAAAAAGCTCAACTTGTACATTTTGAATAGCTTAGTTTGGGGGGTTGGGGGNNNNNNNNNNGGGGGGTGTCATGTCATAAAAATGACAGTTTACCAATGTACAATTTGTATGTAAGATACATTAGATTCAAAACTAATAAACCATAATAAGTTCctatgttgctttttttccttttgtgttgcTCAGATCTTTCTGTAAGCCTGTCTGGACTGAAAGAAGTCTTGCTGTTTCCGTTAAGACAAATAAAAGGAAGGTTATGTAGACATGCAGGATCGGCACTCTAAACTTTCACAAGCTTGGATTTGTGTTGGTTTAAACTGTCCTTTACCAGTCGCAAACAAGCCCCTTGACATGCaaacttttatttatacataAACCCTTGTAtcatgtgtgtattgtgtggaATCTATTCACACCTGCTTCTTGGAGAGAGCTCTTGagcaaaatacatatttataaatGGAGAGAATTTCAACTTCAagcttttttttacttcaagtaaaatacatattttggtTCCTTCCATAGCCAGACATTagaaaaccttttaaaataGCAGTACAATGTATtgtttctatcttttctttacttattaatgtttttgtctatCTAGTCTTAATCAACATTTCAGGTATATTAGGAGCATGGAATCAGAGCTTAAAGTTCTGCAGctttacatttataaaatactTAATTCAATACTGTATACAATACAGTACAACACTATACAATACTGTATGCAATACAATATAGTACACATTTCTTCCAGGGGCAGCATTTCGGGCTCACAAATGGTTTCTTGCTTTAACCCCTGTGGAATGTATTGGTCTAATACATCCATTATATTGTTTACACTATAATTATAGTacacgtactgtatataaacagaTCCATAGACAGTGATCCCTCTATTTCAACATTCATCTTAAGTTCCTTATTTAGAAAGCTGGCTACATCAATTCATAATGTTCTTGTATAGTACACGGtgttataatacatccatgaaaATACATCTGTGATTGGTCTGTCTGGAGCATGGACGGAAGTCAGAGGtctggaagaaaaagaaaaaaagaaaaacgtcaGCCAGCCTCTGGCGCACAGTGATGACGCAGGCAGCCATGCTCGAAGTTTGCGACGCGCTTTTTATTTACCGTGGAGGCTTCATTCGACTTCAGTGTTAACAGCAAACCCAAATTTAGCGTTTTAACAAAATGTCTTGCCACGACGACGAGTGCTCGGAGGATCACGGACTAGCTGGCCAGTCGAAGTTGGAGAGCTTCCTTTTTAGTAAGAACCATTTAGACACAGTTTTATCAGCTCTGTTGACTCACACGTGGGTCTCCTCTCTGATGTTCCGACAGTGAAGAACCTGCTTTGATATTTCTATATTTCAGCAAGTGCACTATATTACATGAAATCCCCCCCAAAATGTCCCCAAAATCATCGTGGTTTTGACGTGTCTTCCAGGCTGCGAGCTCTCCTCTAAAGTGCCTTTCTACACTTTCCAAGGCGACGAAGAGGAGGACCTGGAGCACTTCCTCGAACTCAGGACAGTATGTACTATTGCAACTTGAGTTTGTGTAATCAGATTCACTGGATGCAGAAGGCTTCACCCCACCACTGTAATACAACGCTTACAGGAAAAGAGTGGAATCCAAGGCTGTTGAACCATAGTTTTGTCTTCAACTCGGGCAAACACATGCTTTGATCTGGCTGCCAACCGTTTGTTTAAATgtctgaattattattatttatttttttcgaCAGGTGTGTCTGGGAGAGGGTGCCAAGGAGGAGAGTAATGTGGTGGAGGTAACGGCCATGAACCACCAAGGAAAGACTATTTCAGTGCCCATCGCCAACCTTCACATCAGCTGTCTGCCCATGGTACAGTACAGTGACCTCTGTCTCCAAGCAGGTTGATGGACCGCACATGGTAGAGATGTATCTCAACTTTGATCGTTGTCTCCTCAGGTGAGTCTGGGAGAGTTTGAGCTGAAAGCCCCGGTGACCATCCGGCTCAAGGCTGGGACGGGACCAGTTACTGTCAGTGGGTTACACCTCATAGGTAACACTTCACCCTCCCTGCGGTTTAACTTTTAGAATGATAAGGAAAAATGCCACATTTGTTCTGATTGGTCTCAAGTCTTGAAATCTCCTATGGGTAACAGTACAACGCTGAAATGTTTAGATCACATTAAAAATCACACTAATCAATGGTCAAGTCaggatttttttgaa
This window of the Etheostoma spectabile isolate EspeVRDwgs_2016 chromosome 17, UIUC_Espe_1.0, whole genome shotgun sequence genome carries:
- the npm3 gene encoding nucleoplasmin-3; this translates as MSCHDDECSEDHGLAGQSKLESFLFSCELSSKVPFYTFQGDEEEDLEHFLELRTVCLGEGAKEESNVVEVTAMNHQGKTISVPIANLHISCLPMVSLGEFELKAPVTIRLKAGTGPVTVSGLHLIASQVEESDLSDEDDEDDDDDEEEEEEEITPIKPAKKKQKQ